One segment of Anopheles stephensi strain Indian chromosome 3, UCI_ANSTEP_V1.0, whole genome shotgun sequence DNA contains the following:
- the LOC118511210 gene encoding brain tumor protein, giving the protein MATSPTPSLDSLPGASNSIGSFGEPADYLSDSPLTTLSGGSGTTGSSPPASDSAICDDFATSSSLESAQSNNGSAESLFPRCTGCKSKQSDAVAKCMDCDNFLCANCVTAHQFMHCFDGHSVYRITGAGSSVAVGGNTFGSIGSLTAGTMAANTVTTTAPTTPTLGGLLGGCLDGSGLLGGSILGVGNGGAGKMLQVGCFDTAHPRLSSLNLTIKDDASSLVKSIMNNVITPPTSNGTGAPGSGSNVGNGNNGSSNSSSSSSSSSSSSSTSSTSGGNGNSLLNQVNSQLSGVMQQSTGMGSDLLLSNGLGGGGLGGLLGNGNIGGGLGGGLLGGNNKPNYFCKRHPSELLKFFCRTCSVPVCKDCMLDHPNGLHECEHNSDTTPKQIESLLHTVSEVRAKAQDLRSLIKNVEHNNQRIQLQYHKAQNEIEDTHQFYRSMVDERKAELQKELESFFNAKTVSQSELLNRSQDHVDKMLQSCEFVERLTKCAGPSETIMLRKFMENKLMLFPAITHDLQASYELEFVSNYQAIQIGVRNTYGYIRSNADLSSVTTKQPPIARPTSTTNGGSLLGGGGNRSVSPSNSSTGSLSMMSHHHIRNADSIMNGGNGGPHLLDHHSHQRHQQQHQQHQQQHQQRSFGGSLVNGGGHGVNGGLSTSPLSGASMVNGLSSAFDTTNLISKRFNSANSLGPFVGEPSIGQPIGNAYEKWSNGGTTDLFNNLADQYTIPLNPIGGGGGGGGGGGGGGNVNSGAGGQQDPSTAMIDLTAKLMSSSMFPPKSQIKRQKMIYHCKFGEFGVMEGQFTEPSGVAVNAQNDIIVADTNNHRIQIFDKEGRFKFQFGECGKRDGQLLYPNRVAVVRNSGDIIVTERSPTHQIQIYNQYGQFVRKFGANILQHPRGVTVDSKGRIVVVECKVMRVIIFDQSGNVLQKFGCSKHLEFPNGVVVNDKQEIFISDNRAHCVKVFNYEGQFLRQIGGEGVTNYPIGVGINASGEILIADNHNNFNLTIFTQDGQLVSAMESKVKHAQCFDVALMDDGSVVLASKDYRLYIYRYVQVPPIGL; this is encoded by the coding sequence ATGGCTACTTCACCCACACCATCCTTAGACTCACTACCGGGTGCTTCGAATTCAATTGGCTCGTTTGGCGAACCGGCAGATTACTTGTCGGACTCTCCGCTAACTACACTGAGTGGTGGCTCCGGAACGACCGGATCCTCCCCGCCGGCCAGTGATTCCGCGATCTGCGACGACTTTGCGACCTCGTCCAGCCTCGAATCGGCCCAGTCGAACAACGGCTCGGCCGAGTCGCTGTTTCCTCGCTGCACCGGCTGCAAAAGCAAGCAATCGGATGCGGTAGCCAAATGTATGGACTGCGATAACTTCCTGTGCGCCAACTGCGTCACTGCTCACCAATTTATGCACTGCTTCGACGGCCATTCCGTGTACCGGATTACGGGTGCGGGCAGCAGTGTTGCTGTCGGCGGCAACACGTTCGGTTCGATTGGCTCGCTAACCGCGGGTACGATGGCGGCCAACACGGTCACTACGACTGCTCCGACCACACCGACTCTGGGGGGTTTGCTGGGCGGTTGCCTGGATGGGTCCGGGTTGCTCGGTGGTAGCATCCTGGGCGTTGGAAATGGTGGCGCTGGAAAGATGCTACAGGTGGGATGTTTCGATACGGCCCATCCGCGACTCAGCTCGCTCAATCTGACTATCAAGGACGATGCCAGCAGTCTGGTGAAATCAATCATGAACAACGTGATAACACCTCCTACATCGAACGGTACCGGTGCGCCAGGTAGTGGCAGCAATGTGGGCAACGgcaacaacggcagcagcaacagtagcagcagcagcagtagcagcagcagtagcagcagtaccagcagcaccagtggTGGCAATGGAAACAGCCTGCTGAATCAGGTCAACAGTCAGCTTTCGGGCGTAATGCAGCAGTCCACCGGGATGGGCTCGGATCTGTTGCTCTCGAACGGACTCGGTGGTGGAGGACTCGGAGGCCTGTTAGGCAACGGCAATATAGGAGGTGGCCTGGGAGGAGGGCTGCTGGGCGGAAACAACAAGCCCAACTATTTCTGCAAACGGCATCCAAGCGAACTGCTAAAGTTCTTCTGTCGCACCTGCAGCGTTCCGGTGTGCAAGGACTGCATGTTGGACCATCCGAACGGATTGCACGAATGCGAGCACAACAGCGACACGACGCCGAAACAGATCGAGAGCCTGCTGCACACCGTGTCGGAAGTTCGCGCCAAAGCCCAGGATTTACGCTCGCTGATCAAGAACGTGGAGCATAACAACCAACGTATCCAGTTGCAGTACCACAAGGCCCAGAATGAGATCGAGGACACGCATCAGTTCTACCGCTCGATGGTGGACGAACGTAAGGCGGAGCTGCAGAAGGAGCTCGAAAGCTTCTTCAACGCGAAGACAGTCTCGCAGTCGGAGCTGCTGAATCGCAGCCAGGATCATGTGGACAAGATGCTTCAGAGCTGCGAATTCGTCGAACGACTGACCAAGTGTGCTGGCCCATCGGAAACGATCATGCTGCGCAAGTTTATGGAGAACAAGCTGATGCTCTTTCCAGCCATCACGCATGATCTGCAGGCATCGTACGAGCTGGAATTCGTTTCCAACTACCAGGCGATACAGATTGGCGTCCGCAACACCTACGGCTACATTCGTTCGAACGCGGACCTGAGCAGTGTCACAACAAAGCAACCGCCCATCGCTCGccccacctccaccaccaacgGAGGTTCGCTCCTGGGTGGCGGCGGAAATCGTAGCGTCAGTCCATCAAACAGCAGCACTGGCAGCCTGAGCATGATGTCTCATCATCATATCCGGAATGCTGACAGTATTATGAACGGCGGCAACGGTGGCCCTCATTTGCTCGATCATCATTCACACCAgcgtcatcagcagcagcatcagcaacatcagcaacagcatcaacaacgATCTTTTGGCGGTTCGCTGGTAAATGGCGGTGGACACGGTGTCAATGGTGGATTATCAACGTCTCCACTAAGCGGGGCCAGCATGGTTAACGGGCTGTCGTCGGCTTTCGACACCACGAACCTGATCTCCAAACGGTTCAACAGCGCCAACAGTCTCGGTCCTTTCGTCGGTGAGCCATCCATCGGGCAGCCCATTGGCAATGCTTACGAGAAATGGAGCAATGGTGGAACGACCGATTTGTTCAACAATCTCGCTGATCAGTACACGATCCCACTGAACCcaattggtggtggtggaggcggtggcggcggcggtggtggcggtggaaatGTGAACTCTGGTGCCGGTGGACAACAGGATCCTTCCACAGCGATGATCGACCTGACGGCTAAGCTGATGTCGAGTTCAATGTTCCCGCCGAAGAGTCAGATCAAGCGCCAAAAGATGATCTACCACTGTAAGTTTGGTGAGTTCGGTGTAATGGAAGGCCAGTTTACGGAACCGAGCGGTGTGGCGGTAAACGCGCAGAACGACATCATCGTCGCAGACACGAACAACCACCGGATACAGATTTTCGACAAGGAGGGACGCTTCAAATTCCAGTTTGGCGAGTGTGGCAAGCGGGATGGGCAGCTGCTCTACCCGAACCGTGTGGCCGTTGTGCGTAATTCCGGCGACATCATCGTGACCGAGCGTTCGCCGACGCACCAAATCCAGATCTACAACCAGTACGGTCAGTTTGTGCGCAAGTTCGGTGCCAATATCCTCCAGCATCCGCGCGGTGTCACCGTGGACAGCAAGGGTCGCATCGTGGTCGTCGAGTGCAAGGTGATGCGTGTCATCATCTTTGACCAGTCCGGTAATGTACTGCAGAAGTTCGGTTGCAGCAAGCATCTCGAGTTCCCGAACGGGGTGGTCGTGAACGACAAGCAGGAGATCTTCATCAGCGACAATCGAGCCCACTGCGTCAAGGTGTTCAACTACGAGGGTCAGTTCCTGCGGCAGATCGGTGGCGAGGGCGTCACCAACTATCCAATTGGTGTGGGCATTAATGCCAGCGGCGAGATCCTTATCGCGGACAATCACAACAACTTCAACCTGACCATCTTCACGCAGGATGGACAGCTGGTGTCGGCCATGGAGAGCAAGGTGAAGCACGCACAGTGTTTCGATGTGGCCCTCATGGACGACGGTAGCGTGGTGCTGGCGAGCAAGGACTACCGGCTGTACATCTACCGGTACGTGCAGGTGCCTCCGATCGGCCTGTAA